The window AGACCAAGGAAAACTTTGTAACCATTGGACTCACGTCTAAAGACATCAGTGTGACCAAAGGCAAAATAAAAGATTTTGGAGTAATGGGCTTAGGATATAGACCTGGAAAGGCTTGTGTAGCTTCAGATTTTAGGTTAAACAAAGAGAATTCAGATGAGCAGTTTTATAAGATTGCCATTCATGAACTTGGTCATACGCAAGGGCTGCCACATTGCCCTGAAAAAATGTGTTTTATGAGAGATGCGGAAGGTAAAAATCCAACTAATGAAGAAACGGATTTCTGCCAGAAATGCAAAACTTTTTTAATCAGTAAAAATTGGAAATTTAGTTCAATATGAAGACAGTATATATAGATTTTACAGACATAGGCGATTACGAGGACTTCTATGCTCAATTAAAAGAAAAAGTTCAGCTTCCTGAACATTTTGGAGATAACCTTGATGCGCTATTCGATACCATTACCGGAGACCTTGAAATGCCTCTTCACATTGAATTCGTAAATATGACCGTAGATCAGCTGGAAATCTTTGAAGATCTTCTGACAACATTAGAAGATGCAGAGGAGGAAGTGGAAGAGTTCACTTTCAGCTACTACCTGGAGCAATATGAAGATGAGGAAGACGAAGAGGAAACAGAAGATTAATTGGTAATGTAAAAAAATAAAAAGGTTGTTTTAGAAATAAGACAACCTTTTTATTTTCTAATAATTTTTAAAGATCTGCTTAATCAGCAAAATCTGCGAGAGTTTAAAAACTTCACAGAGAATGTTTTTCTTGCAGATTAATCAGGTTTTACAGATTTTCTTTGATGCTGTTTGTTGGAAAACGCAAGGGCGCAAAGAGTTTTTAATAAGGATGCTGTTTTTAAGGCGCAAGAAAATCAAAGATTTTCAGCAAGGATATTGTTTATACTAGTTTTGGAATATTCTATGTAGGTCCATGTGGTTCACCGTTTTTAAGCACACAGGTTAAATAAATAAAATTATTAGTGTATTCAAGGCAATGATAACAACCTATTTTTAGCAGTATACAATTTTATCGGCGATAAAATCTTTGCGCCTTATAACATTACATTTAGATAATTATTTGCGTCTTAGCGCTTTCCAACCTAAGTATTTCAAATAAAAAAACCAACAGAACTTCTGCTGGCTTTATCAAATATTGTTTTAAATATCACAGCAAAAGCTAAATATTTAATTTAAAATCATGCATTACAAATCTACAAGTTCGTCTTATAAAAATGTCGAATCAAAATAGAAAGGCAACAAATCCTTCACTGCATGAACTTTCACCACCTCCTCATTCATACTTGAAAAATAAAGGTCAATGTTTTCGTTTTGCTTGGTTTCGTATTCTATCAAACTCTGTCGGCAGGCTCCACATGGTGGAATTGGTGGATTCTTCTCATGAAATTCTTTAGGACCGCCTACAACGAAAATTTTCTTTACTTTCACATCAGGGAAGTTGGCTGCCACCCAGAAAAGAGTAGTTCTTTCAGCGCAAAGCCCTGAAGGAAAAGCGGCATTCTCCTGGTTGTTTCCGGAATATATTTCTCCGTTTTCCAGCAATACAGCGCATCCTACAAAAAATTGTGAGTACGGTGCATAAGCATTTTCGCGGGCCTCTTTGGCTCTTTCGAATAATTGTTTTTCTATATCGTTCAGTTCGCTGCTATTTTTAAAATATTCGTAACTGATCTGTATGTCTTTTTTCATATATTGTACAGTAAAAAAGGGGGGTAAAATTAGTTCTTTTTAATGAGCTGGGCAATATTTTATTCTTCCGATGAAAAAGTTCAATTTTTTAACATTAGACAATGCTATACTCTCCAATACAATTCAGGAATGTAGAATTGAAAAACCGCTGGGTAATGTCACCTATGTGTATGTATTCATGTGAAAAAGGATTAGCCAATGACTTCCATCTTGTACATTATGGAAGCAGAGCACAAGGCGGAACCGGTCTGCTTGTAGTGGAAGCTACAGGAGTAGAACCGAGAGGCAGAATTACCAATCACTGTATGGGAATCTGGAGCGATGAACAGGCTGAAAAGCTGCAGAGAATTGTAGAATTTGTTCACAAAAACTCAGACAGCAAAATAGGAATTCAACTGGCTCACGCAGGCAGAAAAGGTTCTACATGGAATAACCTGCAGATCCCGGTTGAAGAAGGCTGGGAAACCATTGCGCCAAGTTCCATTCCTTATCATCCTTCAGAAAGAATTCCACATGCATTGAGTACCGATGAGGTGAAAGAGCAGGTTCAGAATTTTAAAGAAGCAGCCCGAAAAGCGGTAAAAGCAGGCTTTGATGTCATCGAAATTCATGGAGCACATGGTTATCTTATCCACCAGTTTTTGTCTCCGTTATCCAATATCAGAACAGATGAGTATGGCGGAAGCTTTGAAAACAGGATTCGTTTTCTTATTGAAATTGTAGATGCTGTGAATGAAGAACTGGATGATCATACAGCGCTTTTTGTAAGAATATCCGGAACTGAATATGCAGAAAATGGCTGGGATATTGAGGAAAGTGTAGCGTTGGCGAAAGTTTTAAAAGAACATTCCGTTGATCTCGTAGATGTATCCAGTGGGGGAAATATCCACGGGGCAAAAATTTCAGTTTTCAATGGTTATCAGGTTCCTTTTTCTTCTCAGATAAGGAAAGAAGCTCATGTGAAAACCGGAGCCGTTGGTTTAATTACAAAAGTAGAGCAAGCAGAGGAAATTCTCCAGAATGAAGAGGCAGACCTCATTTTTGTAGCGAGAGAAATCTTAAGGAATCCATATATTGCTGTTCAGGGAAGCTTTGAAATGAAGGAAGACTGCTTTTTTCCACATCAATATACCCGGGCTAAGATTTCTTCATAATAATATTGTAATCCTCCATTAATGAATATAGAAGACTTTATGCTGACCTGTCCCAGTAAGAAATTTTTGGGAGTAGAATGTCTGGGATGTGGTGCTCAGCGGGCCATTGTTCTGGTTTTTGAAGGAAAGTTTTCAGAAGCATTTAAAATGTATCCTGCTGTATATACTGTATTGCTGTTTTTTCTTATTCTGGGGATAAGTTTTATAGATCGGAAAAGAAAATATTCTTCAGTTCTTATGACGCTGGTGGGGATCAATCTTGTCATCATGGTTGTTTCTTATGTTTACAAACATTTCTGATTATACTGTAGAGAAGAATAAAAACCAGAGTCCTTTTTTGAAAATTTTATAATTCTTAAAATTGTAAAGTCGTAGAATTACTACAATTTTTCAAACTCTTGTTCTAAAACTTTTGAGATTAGAACATGAAGTCTATCTTTGTTATGAGAAATCCTTTAAACAGGGCTATCATTAATGATTTAAATTTAAGAATATGGCAGGAAATTCAAGAGGAATCTTAAAATTCAATGGAGGTGAAGGTCAGAAGTTATTAAAACTTAATTACAGCGTTTCGAGAGCTACCGATGTTTCAGGACGTGTAGCATCAGACCCGTCCAATGCACTGATTAAAGTAACGATCGAAGCAACAGAAAAGTCTGATGTTCTGGAAAGTTTACTCAACAGCAAATACAAGCCTACAACCGGGGAAATCAATTTCAATAAATCTCACGAAGAAGGAACATTAATTACTTTGAAATGGGAGAACGGATATGTGATCCAGCACGAGGTAGACTTTGATGCAATAGACAGTAATAATATGCTGATTAGCTTTGTGATAAGCGCTGAAACCATTACTTATGGTAATTCTGAATATGCAGGACTTTGGCCAAGCAGCTAAGTCTTCATTCCTTAAAAATAAAAGACTGTCCCTGATGAGACGGTCTTTTTTATTTTAACATATATTTACCCTATTACAAGAGAACGAATTAAATTTTTACCATCATCAAATCAAAATAAAATATGACCTTTTTAGGATACCTCCTTTTAGCTGTATGTTTATTTTCATTTTACATTGCTTACAGGATTTTTGATAAAATTCTGCAAAAGAGGCGCATCATAAAGGGAACTATTGGATGGGCTGAAAAAGGATTTATGCTGTTTTTTATAAGTATATTGATGATTTCTCTCAATTCTATAATGATGGTTTTATCTTATAGTTTCTTTTGGGAAAAGGCATATAGAACTTTATTGGAACAACAATATGAAGCTGTTATCATTAGTTATAAGAAAGAAACTGTTTCTACTAAAAATTTTCCTACTTCAGGGTCTTACAATAAACAGATATATTTTCCACAAGTAAAATATACCAATTCTGATGGGAAAGAAGTGGTGAAAACCCTGGATCTTACAGATAACCATCCCCCTGCAATAGGACAAACCTTGAAAATTACCGATCGTAAGACGAGCAAAGAAGCCAACCGAATTGAAGTCAACTGGATTATGCTTGCTTTTGGTAGTGTTTTTATTGGATTGGCAGCCTTTTTTACATGTTTACTCACAACTTATATTAAAAATGAATCCCTTAAAAAGCGGATTACCATTTCCTTATACGGATCCTTTATTATCATTGTCCTTAATGCAGGATGTATATTACTAATTGTGTTTAAAGACTGATGTAAGACCATAAAAAACCGAATGATTCTGAAATAAAATGTATTTTTGAAATGCAGCTAATCTGAAAAATAGATTTCAAACCCCAATGTATATGGAGAATAAGAAAAAAATATCACCTGCAGGCTATACCGTTTTAGGTATGGTGCTGTTCTGTTTTCTCTATTATATAGTATGGCTGATCTTTAAGGAAAAAATGCCTTTGCACGAATACCTTTCAGATATTAATAACCATTATGATGAGTATGCAGGCCGTGTTTTATATTGTATCCCTTTGGTCATTTTTATACTGATTTTTTTTAATATTCTGAAACCATCCGGAGCCAAACGTTTTTTAAGATTACAGGCTTCACTTCCTACATCCAAAATATCCTCAATTGCAAAGGGAATTGTTGAGATAGAAGGTACATTGGTGATGGAAACGCCTTTACGTTCACCGGTAAATAATGAAGAATGTATCGGATATTATTATACCATTGAAGACATTGATAAAGATTCTGATGGAAAGAATACCTATACAACTGTTCATAGGGAAACCCAATGTAACATCTTCAGGATGACAGATCATACAGGAATCATTGAAATCCAGCCAGACGGAATTGAACTGATTTTATTGGGAGAAACCAATATAAGCAGTACTTACAATAAAAGATATAAAGAAACTCTTTTAAAACATGGTCAGCAGATGCTGTTGGTAGGCTATGCTGATTCCAAAAATGGAGTTCCGTTCATTAGAAAAGATGAACAGCGTAAAGTTCTTGGCATTACTTCATCATCAGGGATCACTGTATGGAACAAATACCAGCCTTTGCTGAGGTCATTTCTTTTCACCTTCTCTATTATTTTATTAATTATCATTTATATACTCATACAATAATGAATCAAACCGTAGCCATTATATTACTCATACTGCTGATTGTAGCAGTAGTAAGCTTTCTGATTAATTTATATAACAAATTGGTATTGCTCAAATTCAATGTTGATAAAGCGTACAGCAATATTGATGTTATCCTGAAACAGAGAGCTGATGAAATTCCCAATCTGGTAAGCGTAGCCAAACATTTCATGAACTACGAAAAAGACATTCTTACTAAGTTGACGGAGTTGAGAACTGTTTATAATAGTACCACCGATTCAGACAAGAAAACAGAATTGGCCAATGAAACTTCAAAAGCCTTATCATCATTCTTTGCTGTAGCTGAAAATTATCCGGAACTGAGATCCAATAC of the Chryseobacterium capnotolerans genome contains:
- a CDS encoding Zn-dependent protease, which produces MKNNSFAYLLFLFLMFSCSEKQKTEKQPEQKATVTILIQPFRDIQSEKVKAVAEGIKKVYPNVEVLEAIDFPGNAYYKERNRYRADSIIKFLNTKTKENFVTIGLTSKDISVTKGKIKDFGVMGLGYRPGKACVASDFRLNKENSDEQFYKIAIHELGHTQGLPHCPEKMCFMRDAEGKNPTNEETDFCQKCKTFLISKNWKFSSI
- a CDS encoding barstar family protein, with product MKTVYIDFTDIGDYEDFYAQLKEKVQLPEHFGDNLDALFDTITGDLEMPLHIEFVNMTVDQLEIFEDLLTTLEDAEEEVEEFTFSYYLEQYEDEEDEEETED
- a CDS encoding cytidine deaminase, translated to MKKDIQISYEYFKNSSELNDIEKQLFERAKEARENAYAPYSQFFVGCAVLLENGEIYSGNNQENAAFPSGLCAERTTLFWVAANFPDVKVKKIFVVGGPKEFHEKNPPIPPCGACRQSLIEYETKQNENIDLYFSSMNEEVVKVHAVKDLLPFYFDSTFL
- the namA gene encoding NADPH dehydrogenase NamA — translated: MLYSPIQFRNVELKNRWVMSPMCMYSCEKGLANDFHLVHYGSRAQGGTGLLVVEATGVEPRGRITNHCMGIWSDEQAEKLQRIVEFVHKNSDSKIGIQLAHAGRKGSTWNNLQIPVEEGWETIAPSSIPYHPSERIPHALSTDEVKEQVQNFKEAARKAVKAGFDVIEIHGAHGYLIHQFLSPLSNIRTDEYGGSFENRIRFLIEIVDAVNEELDDHTALFVRISGTEYAENGWDIEESVALAKVLKEHSVDLVDVSSGGNIHGAKISVFNGYQVPFSSQIRKEAHVKTGAVGLITKVEQAEEILQNEEADLIFVAREILRNPYIAVQGSFEMKEDCFFPHQYTRAKISS
- a CDS encoding DUF2752 domain-containing protein gives rise to the protein MNIEDFMLTCPSKKFLGVECLGCGAQRAIVLVFEGKFSEAFKMYPAVYTVLLFFLILGISFIDRKRKYSSVLMTLVGINLVIMVVSYVYKHF
- the tssD gene encoding type VI secretion system tube protein TssD; the encoded protein is MAGNSRGILKFNGGEGQKLLKLNYSVSRATDVSGRVASDPSNALIKVTIEATEKSDVLESLLNSKYKPTTGEINFNKSHEEGTLITLKWENGYVIQHEVDFDAIDSNNMLISFVISAETITYGNSEYAGLWPSS
- a CDS encoding LemA family protein: MNQTVAIILLILLIVAVVSFLINLYNKLVLLKFNVDKAYSNIDVILKQRADEIPNLVSVAKHFMNYEKDILTKLTELRTVYNSTTDSDKKTELANETSKALSSFFAVAENYPELRSNTNFLELQKRISELENKIADRREFFNDSVNLYNIGIHEFPNVILAKMLGYNDKTLLEVTEQEKQYHGVQF